In Humulus lupulus chromosome 6, drHumLupu1.1, whole genome shotgun sequence, a single genomic region encodes these proteins:
- the LOC133786263 gene encoding uncharacterized protein LOC133786263, protein MKKLKNYVRNNARPEGSIAEGYVVDEALTFCSMYLKGVETKFNRPDRNVDVGPSLKKMSVFRSQGRPIGKKSLTILEDEVKKIADWYILNNCNEILPYLREHREILQTRGVENLDQLHREEFPNWFYNKIYHLRQRGSLEVDEELISLANGSSTRVASYPGREAPSPSSLVSLGFLRAVRLPPPFSSQKARF, encoded by the exons atgaaaaaattgaagaattatgtccGTAACAATGCACGTCCAGAGGGCtcaatagcagaaggatatgtggttgatgaggcattaacattttgctccatgtacttgaaaggtgttgagacaaagttcaatcgtccagaccgaaatgtagatgttggtccatcacttaaaaagatgtcggtctttcgatctcagggtcgtccaattggtaagaaatcattgacaattttggaagatgaagtgaagaaaatagcagattggtatattctaaacaactgcaatgagatcttgccatatcttcg agagcatagggaaattttacagactagaggtgttgaaaacctagaccaattacatagagaggaatttcctaattggttttataataagatttatcatcttcgacAAAGAGGATCCTTGGAAGTAGatgaagaattaatctctttagcaAACGGTTCTTCAACTCGTGTTGCGTCTTACcctgg CCGCGaagccccttctccttcctctctaGTTTCTCTCGGTTTTCTCCGAGCCGTCCGCCTCCCTCCGCCATTTTCCTCCCAAAAAGCTCGGTTTTAA